One part of the Phacochoerus africanus isolate WHEZ1 chromosome 7, ROS_Pafr_v1, whole genome shotgun sequence genome encodes these proteins:
- the WASHC4 gene encoding WASH complex subunit 4 isoform X2 codes for MRLKLNFIMVSCFMEKEELSCFVTRCYEVVMNVVHQLAALYISNKIAPKIIETTGVHFQTMYEHLGELLTILLTLDEIIDNHITLKDHWTMYKRLLKSVHHNPSKFGIQEEKLKPFEKFLLKLEGQLLDGMVFQACIEQQFDSLNGGISVSKNSTFAEEFAHSIRSIFANVEAKLGEPSEIDQRDKYVGICGLFVLHFQIFRTVDKKFYKSLLDICKKVPAITLTANIIWFPDNFLIQKIPAAAKMLDKKSLQAIKAYRDTFLQQKAQSLTKDVQSYYVFVSSWMMKMESILSKEQRMDKFAEDLTNRCNVFIQGFLYAYSISTIIKTTMNLYMSMQKPMTKTSVKALCRLVELLKAIEHMFYRRSMVVADSVSHITQHLQHQALNSISVAKKRVISDKKYSEQRLDVLSALVLAENTLNGPSTKQRRLIVSLALSVGTQMKTFKDEELFPLQVVLKKLDLISELRERVQTQCDCCFLYWHRAVFPIYLDDVYENAVDAARLHYMFSALRDCVPAMMNARHLESYEILLDCYDKEIMEILNEHLLDKLCKEIEKDLRLSVHTHLKLDDRNPFKVGMKDLALFFSLNPIRFFNRFIDIRAYVTHYLDKTFYNLTTVALHDWATYSEMRNLATQRYGLVMTEAHLPSQTLEQGLDVLEIMRNIHIFVSRYLYNLNNQIFIERTSNNKHLNTINIRHIANSIRTHGTGIMNTTVNFTYQFLKKKFYIFSQFMYDEHIKSRLIKDIRFFREIKDQNDHKYPFERAEKFNRGIRKLGITPEGQSYLDQFRQLISQIGNAMGYVRMIRSGGLHCSSNAIRFVPDLEDIVNFEELVKEEGLAEETLKAARHLDSVLSDHTRNSAEGTEYFKMLVDVFAPEFRRPKNIHLRNFYIIVPPLTLNFVEHSISCKEKLNKKNKIGAAFTDDGFAMGVAYILKLLDQYQEFDSLHWFQSVREKYLKEIRAVAKQQNVQSTSQDEKLLQTMNLTQKRLDVYLQEFELLYFSLSSARIFFRADKTAAEENQEKKEKEEETKTSNGDLSDSTVSADPVVK; via the exons GATTGCACCCAAAATTATAGAGACAACTGGAGTTCATTTTcag ACTATGTATGAGCACCTGGGAGAGCTGCTAACAATTTTGCTTACCCTGGATGAAATTATTGATAATCACATCACACTGAAAGACCACTGGACTATGTATAAAAG GTTACTGAAATCTGTCCATCACAATCCTTCAAAATTTGGAATTCAAGAAGAAAAACTAAAGCCATTTGAAAAGTTCTTGCTGAAACTAGAAGGGCAGTTACTTGATGGAATGGTATTTCAG GCCTGTATAGAACAGCAGTTTGATTCTCTCAATGGAGGAATATCTGTGTCAAAAAATAGCACTTTTGCCGAAGAATTTGCACATAGTATTCGCTCAATTTTTGCAAATGTAGAAGCTAAACTTG GGGAACCTTCTGAAATTGACCAGAGGGACAAGTATGTTGGAATTTGTGGACTCTTTGTACTGCACTTTCAGATTTTTCGAACTGTTGATAAAAAGTTTTATAAGTCTTTATTGGACATCTGTAAGAAG GTACCAGCCATCACTCTAACCGCTAATATTATTTGGTTTCCTGATAATTTCTTGATCCAGAAAATACCAGCAGCTGCCAAAATGTTAGACAAAAAAAGTCTTCAAGCCATTAAAGCATACAGAGATACTTTCCTACAGCAGAAAGCTCAATCTCTTACCAA AGATGTACAGTCTTACTACGTCTTTGTGAGCTCATGGATGATGAAAATGGAATCTATTTTATCTAAAGAGCAGAGAATGGATAAATTTGCTGAAGACCTCACCAATAGATGTAATGTTTTTATACAG ggcTTTTTATATGCATATAGTATTAGTACCattattaaaaccacaatgaatctCTACATGTCCATGCAAAAGCCAATGACCAAAACCTCAGTTAAGGCATTATGCAGGCTTGTTGAACTTCTCAAG GCAATAGAGCATATGTTCTACAGGAGAAGTATGGTTGTGGCTGATTCAGTCTCACATATAACACAGCACCTTCAACATCAGGCTCTTAATTCTATTTCTGTGGCCAAG aAAAGAGTAATTTCTGACAAAAAATATAGTGAACAGCGTCTTGATGTGCTTTCTGCTCTAGTTTTGGCTGAAAACACTCTAAATGGACCAAGCACAAAGCAACGACGACTTATTGTTTCTTTGGCACTAAGTGTTGGCACACAGATG aaaacatttaaagacGAAGAACTCTTTCCACTTCAGGTAGTCTTAAAAAAGCTGGATCTTATCAGTGAACTTAGAGAAAG AGTCCAAACACAATGTGACTGTTGTTTTTTATACTGGCATCGAGCTGTCTTCCCAATTTATTTAGATGATGTATATGAAAATGCTGTTGATGCAGCCAGATTACAT TACATGTTCAGTGCTTTACGTGACTGTGTACCAGCTATGATGAATGCAAGGCATTTAGAGTCTTATGAAATACTTCTGGATTGCTATGACAAGGAAAttatggaaattttaaatgaG CATTTGCTGGACAAGTTGTGCAAAGAAATAGAGAAGGACCTGCGACTTTCTGTGCATACTCATTTAAAGTTGGATGACAGAAACCCTTTCAAAGTTGGCATGAAAGACctggctctttttttctctctgaatccAATTCGGTTTTTCAACCGTTTCATTGACATTCGAG cttatGTAACTCACTACCTAGACAAGACTTTCTACAATCTAACAACTGTAGCTCTTCATGACTGGGCCACTTATAGTGAAATGAGAAATTTAGCTACTCAGCGTTATGGATTGGTTATGACAGAGGCACATCTTCCTAGTCAGACTTTGGAACAG GGCCTGGATGTCTTGGAAATTATGAGAAACATTCATATATTTGTGTCTCGATATCTCTATAATCTCAATAATCAA ATTTTTATTGAACGAACAAGCAACAACAAACATTTGAACACTATTAACATTCGGCATATTGCTAATTCAATTCGAACACATGGCACAGGAATCATGAATACAACA gttAATTTCACCTACcagtttttgaaaaagaagttCTATATATTTAGCCAATTTATGTATGATGAACATATCAAATCCAGATTGATTAAAGATATTCGTTTTTTCCGGGAAATCAAGGACCAAAATGATCATAAG TATCCttttgaaagagcagaaaaattcAATCGTGGTATCAGAAAACTTGGAATAACCCCAGAGGGACAAAGCTACCTTGATCAGTTCAGGCAACTCATCAGCCAGATTG GTAATGCTATGGGCTATGTACGAATGATAAGATCTGGTGGCCTTCATTGTAGCAGCAATGCCATTAG ATTTGTACCTGATCTTGAAGATATTGTAAATTTTGAAGAACTAGTAAAAGAAGAAGGTCTTGCAGAAGAAACATTAAAAGCAGCAAG gcaTTTGGATTCAGTCCTCAGTGATCACACACGAAATTCTGCTGAAGGCACAGAGTATTTCAAAATGCTTGTAGATGTTTTTGCTCCAGAATTTCGCAGGCCGAAGAATATACATCTCCGAAATTTTTATATCATTGTTCCCCCTCTG ACCCTCAACTTTGTAGAGCATTCCATTAGTTGCAAGgagaaattgaataaaaaaaataaaattggagctgcCTTTACTGATGATGGCTTTGCCATGG GAGTGGCTTACATTCTAAAACTTTTGGATCAGTACCAGGAATTTGACTCACTTCACTGGTTCCAGTCTGTTAGAGAGAAGTATCTAAAGGAGATAAGAGCAGTTGCTAAACAACAGAATGTGCAGTCAACTAGTCAGGATGAGAAACTCCTCCAAACCATGAATCTCACTCAGAAGCGACTGGATGTTTATTTACAG gaaTTTGAATTGCTCTATTTCTCACTGAGCAGTGCAAGAATTTTCTTCAGAGCTGACAAGACTGCAGctgaagaaaaccaagaaaagaaagagaaggaag
- the WASHC4 gene encoding WASH complex subunit 4 isoform X3, which produces MRLKLNFIMVSCFMEKELQILAWWKVIAKFKWGDLFHSYRIAPKIIETTGVHFQTMYEHLGELLTILLTLDEIIDNHITLKDHWTMYKRLLKSVHHNPSKFGIQEEKLKPFEKFLLKLEGQLLDGMVFQACIEQQFDSLNGGISVSKNSTFAEEFAHSIRSIFANVEAKLGEPSEIDQRDKYVGICGLFVLHFQIFRTVDKKFYKSLLDICKKVPAITLTANIIWFPDNFLIQKIPAAAKMLDKKSLQAIKAYRDTFLQQKAQSLTKDVQSYYVFVSSWMMKMESILSKEQRMDKFAEDLTNRCNVFIQGFLYAYSISTIIKTTMNLYMSMQKPMTKTSVKALCRLVELLKAIEHMFYRRSMVVADSVSHITQHLQHQALNSISVAKKRVISDKKYSEQRLDVLSALVLAENTLNGPSTKQRRLIVSLALSVGTQMKTFKDEELFPLQVVLKKLDLISELRERVQTQCDCCFLYWHRAVFPIYLDDVYENAVDAARLHYMFSALRDCVPAMMNARHLESYEILLDCYDKEIMEILNEHLLDKLCKEIEKDLRLSVHTHLKLDDRNPFKVGMKDLALFFSLNPIRFFNRFIDIRAYVTHYLDKTFYNLTTVALHDWATYSEMRNLATQRYGLVMTEAHLPSQTLEQGLDVLEIMRNIHIFVSRYLYNLNNQIFIERTSNNKHLNTINIRHIANSIRTHGTGIMNTTVNFTYQFLKKKFYIFSQFMYDEHIKSRLIKDIRFFREIKDQNDHKYPFERAEKFNRGIRKLGITPEGQSYLDQFRQLISQIGNAMGYVRMIRSGGLHCSSNAIRFVPDLEDIVNFEELVKEEGLAEETLKAARHLDSVLSDHTRNSAEGTEYFKMLVDVFAPEFRRPKNIHLRNFYIIVPPLTLNFVEHSISCKEKLNKKNKIGAAFTDDGFAMGVAYILKLLDQYQEFDSLHWFQSVREKYLKEIRAVAKQQNVQSTSQDEKLLQTMNLTQKRLDVYLQEFELLYFSLSSARIFFRADKTAAEENQEKKEKEEETKTSNGDLSDSTVSADPVVK; this is translated from the exons GATTGCACCCAAAATTATAGAGACAACTGGAGTTCATTTTcag ACTATGTATGAGCACCTGGGAGAGCTGCTAACAATTTTGCTTACCCTGGATGAAATTATTGATAATCACATCACACTGAAAGACCACTGGACTATGTATAAAAG GTTACTGAAATCTGTCCATCACAATCCTTCAAAATTTGGAATTCAAGAAGAAAAACTAAAGCCATTTGAAAAGTTCTTGCTGAAACTAGAAGGGCAGTTACTTGATGGAATGGTATTTCAG GCCTGTATAGAACAGCAGTTTGATTCTCTCAATGGAGGAATATCTGTGTCAAAAAATAGCACTTTTGCCGAAGAATTTGCACATAGTATTCGCTCAATTTTTGCAAATGTAGAAGCTAAACTTG GGGAACCTTCTGAAATTGACCAGAGGGACAAGTATGTTGGAATTTGTGGACTCTTTGTACTGCACTTTCAGATTTTTCGAACTGTTGATAAAAAGTTTTATAAGTCTTTATTGGACATCTGTAAGAAG GTACCAGCCATCACTCTAACCGCTAATATTATTTGGTTTCCTGATAATTTCTTGATCCAGAAAATACCAGCAGCTGCCAAAATGTTAGACAAAAAAAGTCTTCAAGCCATTAAAGCATACAGAGATACTTTCCTACAGCAGAAAGCTCAATCTCTTACCAA AGATGTACAGTCTTACTACGTCTTTGTGAGCTCATGGATGATGAAAATGGAATCTATTTTATCTAAAGAGCAGAGAATGGATAAATTTGCTGAAGACCTCACCAATAGATGTAATGTTTTTATACAG ggcTTTTTATATGCATATAGTATTAGTACCattattaaaaccacaatgaatctCTACATGTCCATGCAAAAGCCAATGACCAAAACCTCAGTTAAGGCATTATGCAGGCTTGTTGAACTTCTCAAG GCAATAGAGCATATGTTCTACAGGAGAAGTATGGTTGTGGCTGATTCAGTCTCACATATAACACAGCACCTTCAACATCAGGCTCTTAATTCTATTTCTGTGGCCAAG aAAAGAGTAATTTCTGACAAAAAATATAGTGAACAGCGTCTTGATGTGCTTTCTGCTCTAGTTTTGGCTGAAAACACTCTAAATGGACCAAGCACAAAGCAACGACGACTTATTGTTTCTTTGGCACTAAGTGTTGGCACACAGATG aaaacatttaaagacGAAGAACTCTTTCCACTTCAGGTAGTCTTAAAAAAGCTGGATCTTATCAGTGAACTTAGAGAAAG AGTCCAAACACAATGTGACTGTTGTTTTTTATACTGGCATCGAGCTGTCTTCCCAATTTATTTAGATGATGTATATGAAAATGCTGTTGATGCAGCCAGATTACAT TACATGTTCAGTGCTTTACGTGACTGTGTACCAGCTATGATGAATGCAAGGCATTTAGAGTCTTATGAAATACTTCTGGATTGCTATGACAAGGAAAttatggaaattttaaatgaG CATTTGCTGGACAAGTTGTGCAAAGAAATAGAGAAGGACCTGCGACTTTCTGTGCATACTCATTTAAAGTTGGATGACAGAAACCCTTTCAAAGTTGGCATGAAAGACctggctctttttttctctctgaatccAATTCGGTTTTTCAACCGTTTCATTGACATTCGAG cttatGTAACTCACTACCTAGACAAGACTTTCTACAATCTAACAACTGTAGCTCTTCATGACTGGGCCACTTATAGTGAAATGAGAAATTTAGCTACTCAGCGTTATGGATTGGTTATGACAGAGGCACATCTTCCTAGTCAGACTTTGGAACAG GGCCTGGATGTCTTGGAAATTATGAGAAACATTCATATATTTGTGTCTCGATATCTCTATAATCTCAATAATCAA ATTTTTATTGAACGAACAAGCAACAACAAACATTTGAACACTATTAACATTCGGCATATTGCTAATTCAATTCGAACACATGGCACAGGAATCATGAATACAACA gttAATTTCACCTACcagtttttgaaaaagaagttCTATATATTTAGCCAATTTATGTATGATGAACATATCAAATCCAGATTGATTAAAGATATTCGTTTTTTCCGGGAAATCAAGGACCAAAATGATCATAAG TATCCttttgaaagagcagaaaaattcAATCGTGGTATCAGAAAACTTGGAATAACCCCAGAGGGACAAAGCTACCTTGATCAGTTCAGGCAACTCATCAGCCAGATTG GTAATGCTATGGGCTATGTACGAATGATAAGATCTGGTGGCCTTCATTGTAGCAGCAATGCCATTAG ATTTGTACCTGATCTTGAAGATATTGTAAATTTTGAAGAACTAGTAAAAGAAGAAGGTCTTGCAGAAGAAACATTAAAAGCAGCAAG gcaTTTGGATTCAGTCCTCAGTGATCACACACGAAATTCTGCTGAAGGCACAGAGTATTTCAAAATGCTTGTAGATGTTTTTGCTCCAGAATTTCGCAGGCCGAAGAATATACATCTCCGAAATTTTTATATCATTGTTCCCCCTCTG ACCCTCAACTTTGTAGAGCATTCCATTAGTTGCAAGgagaaattgaataaaaaaaataaaattggagctgcCTTTACTGATGATGGCTTTGCCATGG GAGTGGCTTACATTCTAAAACTTTTGGATCAGTACCAGGAATTTGACTCACTTCACTGGTTCCAGTCTGTTAGAGAGAAGTATCTAAAGGAGATAAGAGCAGTTGCTAAACAACAGAATGTGCAGTCAACTAGTCAGGATGAGAAACTCCTCCAAACCATGAATCTCACTCAGAAGCGACTGGATGTTTATTTACAG gaaTTTGAATTGCTCTATTTCTCACTGAGCAGTGCAAGAATTTTCTTCAGAGCTGACAAGACTGCAGctgaagaaaaccaagaaaagaaagagaaggaag